Proteins encoded together in one Thermomonospora curvata DSM 43183 window:
- a CDS encoding MBL fold metallo-hydrolase, with translation MSGDEHALASVEEALEAAARVVLSRPRYAGPERRAAELVRNRREWLLDLIEASPTLRAAARDLLRSASGPGRLLLHPDPEVAAGVRRLLNGANGTGGRSAAAAERKVRRLTEARNKLREKLASFRQKLEYAHADAARLRAELAEARRGMADAEEELAGLRARLAAQQRRLQNPRSLAAALLAALPQPADGAAAEPDALRRGLRELLEPPRPASLSVGRCRELRVTPLGGDDHIGGSCLLVEAGDTSLLVDAGIRPGTPPQPPRDVAEALTARPEAVIVTHAHNDHCGYVPALAHRLPRLRIIATPESCRLMPVMWQDALKVMRRHTAGASSGGSWTPLYEQDAVDVAMERLEELPTGAPRRVGDLTVELFPAGHILGAAGAVISAGERRVVVTGDISGFRQASVDGYRLPDGARGADLLVLESTCCGEEHGDHRARVGELLGIVEEVHAAAGRVLIPAFALGRAQELALLLREHLPHVPVLIDGMAAEVSAVYETADGPGERRLSIFGGNVTAAGHPRDFDGFTKGVVIAPAGMLTGGPAVDWAARILPEPHSAVLLAGYQDDSSGGRRLLQDVREGAAEHLLPGNRPVPLRARVHQVRLSAHADRHGLLQIAKEVSARQTMLVHGLPFRQRAFREILHVRHHRTVDTRPWS, from the coding sequence GTGAGCGGCGACGAGCACGCCCTGGCCTCGGTGGAGGAGGCGCTGGAGGCCGCGGCGCGGGTCGTGCTGTCGCGGCCGCGCTATGCGGGACCGGAACGGCGGGCCGCCGAGCTGGTGCGCAACCGGCGGGAGTGGCTGCTGGACCTGATCGAGGCGTCCCCGACGCTGCGGGCCGCCGCCCGTGACCTGCTGCGCTCGGCGAGCGGGCCGGGGCGGCTGCTGCTGCACCCCGACCCCGAGGTCGCCGCAGGGGTACGGCGGCTGCTGAACGGCGCGAACGGCACGGGCGGCCGGTCCGCGGCCGCCGCCGAGCGCAAGGTGCGCCGTCTCACCGAGGCGCGCAACAAGCTGCGGGAGAAGCTGGCCTCCTTCCGCCAGAAGCTGGAATACGCGCACGCTGACGCGGCCCGGCTGCGAGCCGAGCTGGCCGAGGCGCGCCGCGGCATGGCCGACGCCGAAGAGGAGCTGGCCGGGCTGCGGGCCCGGCTGGCGGCCCAGCAGCGCCGGCTGCAAAACCCCCGGTCGCTGGCCGCCGCGCTGCTGGCCGCGCTGCCGCAGCCCGCAGACGGCGCCGCGGCCGAACCCGATGCGCTGCGCAGGGGGCTGCGGGAACTGCTGGAGCCGCCGCGGCCGGCGTCGCTGAGCGTGGGCCGCTGCCGTGAGCTGCGGGTGACGCCGCTGGGCGGCGACGACCACATCGGCGGCTCGTGCCTGCTGGTCGAGGCCGGGGACACCAGCCTGCTGGTGGACGCCGGCATCCGGCCGGGCACCCCGCCGCAGCCGCCGCGGGACGTCGCCGAGGCGCTCACCGCGCGGCCCGAGGCGGTGATCGTCACGCACGCCCACAACGACCACTGCGGCTATGTGCCCGCGCTGGCGCACCGGCTGCCCCGGCTGCGGATCATCGCCACGCCCGAAAGCTGCCGGCTCATGCCGGTGATGTGGCAGGACGCGCTGAAGGTCATGCGCCGGCACACCGCCGGTGCCTCCAGCGGAGGGTCGTGGACGCCGCTGTATGAGCAGGACGCCGTGGACGTCGCGATGGAACGGCTGGAGGAGCTGCCGACCGGCGCTCCCCGGCGGGTCGGCGACCTGACCGTCGAGCTGTTTCCCGCCGGGCACATCCTGGGCGCCGCCGGGGCGGTGATCAGCGCGGGCGAGCGGCGGGTGGTCGTCACCGGTGACATCTCCGGCTTCCGGCAGGCCAGCGTGGACGGCTACCGGCTGCCCGACGGCGCCCGCGGGGCCGACCTGCTGGTGCTGGAGTCGACCTGCTGCGGTGAGGAGCACGGCGACCACCGGGCCCGGGTCGGCGAGCTCCTCGGCATCGTCGAGGAGGTGCACGCCGCCGCCGGGCGGGTGCTGATCCCCGCCTTCGCGCTGGGCCGTGCCCAGGAGCTGGCCCTGCTGCTGCGCGAGCACCTGCCCCACGTGCCGGTGCTGATCGACGGCATGGCCGCCGAGGTGAGCGCCGTCTATGAGACGGCCGACGGGCCCGGGGAGCGCCGGCTGTCCATCTTCGGCGGGAACGTCACGGCCGCCGGCCACCCGCGGGACTTCGACGGCTTCACCAAGGGCGTGGTCATCGCCCCGGCCGGGATGCTGACCGGCGGCCCCGCCGTGGACTGGGCGGCGCGCATCCTGCCCGAGCCGCACAGCGCCGTGCTGCTGGCCGGTTACCAGGACGATTCCTCCGGCGGGCGCCGCCTGCTGCAGGACGTCCGGGAGGGGGCCGCCGAACACCTGCTGCCCGGCAACCGGCCGGTGCCGCTGCGCGCCCGGGTCCACCAGGTGCGCCTGTCGGCGCACGCCGACCGCCACGGCCTGCTGCAGATCGCCAAGGAGGTCTCCGCCCGCCAGACCATGCTGGTCCACGGCCTGCCCTTCCGCCAGCGCGCCTTCCGCGAGATCCTGCACGTCCGCCACCACCGCACCGTCGACACCCGTCCTTGGAGCTGA
- a CDS encoding NUDIX domain-containing protein, which produces MDTSKAGDGIRGSLGRVLAEVAAERAAQDALWGVQEFPDGTGAAWRKRAEQARRERAQAASSGEVTWRHALTEEFYEALAEEDPQRLRTELIQVAAVAVQWVQSLDRRHGVMPHHPPQRGGRTEKLVRDRIPEIIESAGGRPQTRIADDGEYRALLRAKLYEEAGEYASGQDPAELADVLEVVRALAAAHGIDAAELERMRAAKAAERGAFTGRVVLCGPERTVPHEELRTRHAVRALLLDGNGDLVLLRRTKPGRRPYWSTPGGEIEPQDADPEAALRRELDEELGATVGPVRQVFAYTEQTLGLRYLSTFYLCRLTGMDLSRRHGPEFDDPSKGVYEVDRVPCSAEAVAAIDLFPAPLAAYLRAHAEELPGLLPA; this is translated from the coding sequence ATGGACACCAGCAAGGCGGGCGACGGGATTCGGGGGTCGCTGGGCCGGGTGCTGGCGGAGGTCGCCGCCGAACGCGCCGCCCAGGACGCGTTGTGGGGAGTCCAGGAGTTCCCCGACGGCACCGGTGCCGCCTGGCGCAAGCGGGCGGAGCAGGCCCGCCGGGAGCGGGCGCAGGCCGCCTCGTCCGGTGAGGTGACCTGGCGGCACGCGCTCACCGAGGAGTTCTATGAGGCCCTGGCCGAGGAGGACCCGCAACGGCTGCGCACCGAGCTGATCCAGGTCGCCGCCGTGGCCGTGCAATGGGTGCAGTCGCTGGACCGCCGCCACGGGGTGATGCCCCACCACCCTCCGCAGCGCGGCGGGCGGACCGAGAAACTGGTGCGCGACCGGATCCCGGAGATCATCGAGTCGGCGGGCGGACGGCCGCAGACCCGCATCGCCGACGACGGCGAGTACCGGGCGCTCCTGCGGGCCAAGCTGTATGAGGAGGCCGGGGAGTACGCATCCGGCCAGGACCCGGCCGAGCTGGCCGACGTGCTGGAGGTGGTGCGGGCGCTGGCCGCCGCGCACGGGATCGACGCAGCCGAGCTGGAGCGGATGCGCGCCGCCAAGGCCGCTGAGCGGGGCGCCTTCACCGGCCGGGTGGTCTTGTGCGGTCCGGAGCGCACGGTCCCCCACGAAGAGCTGCGCACCCGGCATGCGGTGCGGGCGCTGCTGCTGGACGGTAACGGCGACCTGGTGCTGCTTCGCCGGACCAAGCCGGGCCGGCGGCCCTACTGGTCGACGCCGGGTGGCGAGATCGAGCCGCAGGACGCCGACCCGGAGGCGGCGCTGCGCCGGGAGCTGGACGAGGAGCTGGGCGCCACCGTGGGGCCGGTGCGGCAGGTGTTCGCCTATACCGAGCAGACGCTGGGCCTGCGCTACCTGAGCACCTTCTACCTGTGCCGGCTGACCGGGATGGACCTCTCCCGCCGGCACGGCCCGGAGTTCGACGACCCGTCCAAGGGCGTCTATGAGGTGGACCGGGTGCCCTGCAGCGCCGAGGCCGTGGCCGCCATCGACCTGTTCCCCGCCCCGCTGGCGGCGTACCTGCGGGCTCACGCCGAGGAGCTGCCCGGTCTGCTGCCCGCCTGA
- a CDS encoding PIG-L family deacetylase, translating into MDSELTLMAVHAHPDDEVLGTGGSFARYSAEGIRTVLVTCTNGEQGDGPGGVKPGRPGHDERQVSRRRLAELRESAAHLGIGHIELLGYRDSGMAGWEANHAPGAFAGVPVAEAARRLAALMERYRPQVVVTYDERGGYGHPDHIQAHRITMAAAELSGVPDKLYYTAVPRGRIKEMAARAAEAGWDFGEEELPEDFGTPDELITTSLDVSAYAERKRRALRAHASQSDSIFLLQLPEELQLRVFGEEHFVRVRCRIDAPAREDDLFAGLR; encoded by the coding sequence ATGGACTCTGAGCTCACCTTGATGGCCGTGCACGCCCACCCCGATGACGAGGTGCTCGGCACCGGCGGCAGTTTCGCCCGCTACAGCGCAGAAGGGATCAGGACCGTCCTGGTGACCTGCACCAACGGCGAGCAGGGGGACGGCCCCGGGGGAGTCAAGCCCGGCCGGCCCGGCCACGACGAGCGGCAGGTCAGCCGGCGGCGCCTGGCCGAGCTGCGCGAGTCCGCCGCCCACCTGGGCATCGGCCACATCGAGCTGCTGGGCTACCGGGACTCGGGCATGGCGGGCTGGGAGGCCAACCACGCCCCCGGCGCGTTCGCCGGCGTCCCCGTCGCCGAGGCCGCCCGCCGCCTGGCCGCCCTGATGGAACGCTACCGCCCGCAGGTGGTCGTCACCTACGACGAACGAGGCGGCTACGGCCACCCCGACCACATCCAGGCGCACCGCATCACGATGGCGGCGGCCGAGCTCAGCGGCGTCCCCGACAAGCTCTACTACACCGCCGTCCCCCGCGGCCGGATCAAGGAGATGGCCGCCCGCGCCGCCGAGGCCGGCTGGGACTTCGGCGAGGAGGAACTGCCCGAGGACTTCGGCACCCCCGACGAACTGATCACCACGTCCCTGGACGTCTCCGCCTACGCCGAGCGCAAGCGCCGCGCCCTGCGGGCCCACGCCAGCCAAAGCGACAGCATCTTCCTGCTGCAACTGCCCGAGGAGCTCCAGCTGCGCGTCTTCGGCGAAGAGCACTTCGTCCGCGTCCGATGCCGGATCGACGCCCCCGCCCGGGAGGACGACCTGTTCGCCGGCCTGCGCTGA